The Eleutherodactylus coqui strain aEleCoq1 chromosome 13, aEleCoq1.hap1, whole genome shotgun sequence genome includes a window with the following:
- the LOC136587458 gene encoding uncharacterized protein — MGTLVSRVQGLCGRRHLKKASILILGPHGSGKTTILYRLKLNENVNPVPTPNYNVETLDIFEDLLLHVWDVSLGAKGLPLIRHFMEGRQGFFFVVDSKDTETFIEAREDLRYHCTHSDTDDLPFIVLANKQDLDGACRPSELVHHLRLDEIPGIPARKWDVCGCSGITGEGLHEALEKLCNMIKETEEMRRR, encoded by the coding sequence ATGGGCACCCTGGTGAGCAGGGTACAGGGACTGTGTGGAAGGAGGCACCTAAAGAAAGCTTCTATTCTAATCCTTGGACCTCATGGAAGTGGCAAaaccacaatactgtacagacTGAAGCTGAACGAAAATGTGAATCCCGTACCAACGCCTAATTACAATGTAGAGACCTTGGACATCTTTGAGGACCTCTTACTTCACGTATGGGACGTTAGTTTAGGAGCCAAGGGACTACCCTTAATACGCCATTTTATGGAGGGACGCCAAGGCTTTTTCTTTGTAGTAGACAGTAAGGACACTGAGACATTTATCGAAGCTCGGGAGGATCTGCGCTATCATTGTACACATTCGGACACAGATGACTTGCCATTTATTGTACTGGCCAACAAGCAGGATCTAGATGGGGCTTGTAGGCCTTCCGAACTTGTGCATCATCTTAGACTTGACGAAATTCCCGGAATTCCTGCCAGGAAGTGGGATGTGTGTGGCTGCTCTGGCATTACCGGAGAAGGTCTTCATGAAGCTCTGGAGAAATTATGTAACATGATAAAGGAAACTGAAGAGATGAGGAGGAGATAG